In Camelus dromedarius isolate mCamDro1 chromosome 4, mCamDro1.pat, whole genome shotgun sequence, the following are encoded in one genomic region:
- the B3GALT1 gene encoding beta-1,3-galactosyltransferase 1 — protein MASKVSCLYVLTVVCWASALWYLSVTRPTSSYTGSKPFSHLTVARKNFTFGNIRTRPINPHSFEFLINEPNKCEKSIPFLVILISTTHKEFDARQAIRETWGDENNFKGIKIATLFLLGKNADPVLNQMVEQESQIFHDIIVEDFIDSYHNLTLKTLMGMRWVATFCSKAKYVMKTDSDIFVNMDNLIYKLLKPSTKPRRRYFTGYVINGGPIRDVRSKWYMPRDLYPDSNYPPFCSGTGYIFSADVAELIYKTSLHTRLLHLEDVYVGLCLRKLGIHPFQNSGFNHWKMAYSLCRYRRVITVHQISPEEMHRIWNDMSSKKHLRC, from the coding sequence ATGGCTTCCAAGGTCTCCTGTTTGTATGTTTTGACAGTTGTGTGCTGGGCCAGTGCTCTCTGGTACTTGAGTGTAACTCGCCCTACTTCTTCCTACACTGGCTCCAAGCCGTTCAGCCATCTGACCGTGGCCAGGAAAAACTTCACCTTTGGCAACATAAGAACTCGACCTATAAACCCACATTCTTTTGAATTTCTTATAAACGAGCCCAACAAATGTGAGAAAAGCATTCCTTTCCTTGTTATCCTCATCAGCACCACCCATAAAGAATTTGATGCCCGCCAAGCGATCCGAGAGACGTGGGGGGATGAGAACAACTTTAAAGGGATCAAGATAGCCACGCTCTTCCTCCTGGGCAAGAATGCTGACCCTGTTCTCAATCAGATGGTTGAACAAGAGAGCCAGATCTTTCACGACATCATCGTGGAGGACTTCATTGATTCCTACCATAACCTTACCCTCAAAACATTAATGGGGATGAGATGGGTGGCCACTTTTTGTTCAAAAGCCAAGTATGTCATGAAAACAGACAGTGACATTTTTGTAAACATGGACAACCTGATTTATAAACTGCTAAAACCCTCCACCAAACCAAGACGGAGGTATTTTACTGGCTACGTCATCAACGGAGGGCCAATCCGGGACGTCCGCAGTAAGTGGTATATGCCCAGGGATTTGTACCCGGACAGTAACTACCCACCGTTCTGCTCGGGGACCGGCTATATCTTCTCAGCTGATGTGGCTGAGCTCATTTACAAGACCTCACTCCACACAAGGCTGCTCCACCTTGAAGATGTATACGTGGGACTGTGTCTTCGCAAGCTGGGCATACATCCTTTCCAGAACAGTGGCTTCAATCACTGGAAAATGGCCTACAGTTTGTGTAGGTACCGCCGAGTTATCACCGTGCATCAGATCTCACCAGAAGAAATGCACAGAATCTGGAATGACATGTCAAGCAAGAAACATCTCAGATGTTAG